One genomic segment of Hevea brasiliensis isolate MT/VB/25A 57/8 chromosome 3, ASM3005281v1, whole genome shotgun sequence includes these proteins:
- the LOC131178704 gene encoding receptor-like protein 7, which translates to MKIPFFLWFWMLPLLTLLSGVHVALVSGVCQTDQQSLLVELKNTLKFNQSKSTKLVAWNYDADCCGWAGVTCDRDGLGHVIGLNLSEESISGGIDKSDAIFSLQYLQNLDLSFNDFNTSFPAGFANLTGLISLNLSNAGFMGQIPIEISIMTKLVSLDLSMLYYLPGVLSTKLEKPNFATLVQNLTQLRELRLDGVNISANGNEWSQALSSSLPNLQVLSLSNCFLSGPIDLSLAKLQSLSVISMGGNNLSAPVPEFFASFSNLRILVFSNCNLRGTFPPKVFQVSTLEILDLSYNQELRVYIPDHLQNASLKTLVLSYTNFSGTLPDSIGTLGNLSRIELAACNFNGLIPISMANLTELVYLDFSYNKFNAPIPSWGRSKKLMYIDFCHNQLSGEIPSTQWAGLLNLTYVDLRYNSLNGNIPSSLFAIPSLRKIQLSSNQFTGQVPNILGVSSSSLDTLDLSGNKLEGPIPHWVFNVSRLNVLLLSSNQFSGIIKLDWIQKLHKLDALDLSYNNLTVDANVTLSSFPQMTTINLASCNLRVFPDLRNQSKLVYLDLSDNQINGEVPGWIGEVGSGTLLYLNLSQNLLVSLPESLSLPISLAILDLHNNVLHGNVPLLPPSVTYVDCSNNNFTSSIPPDIGKSLFFTIFFSLSNNGLVGVIPDSICKASYLQVLDLSNNSLSGTIPPCLIERSKTLGVLNLKRNKFKGNIPDKFPSACELKTLDLNGNLLEGKLPKSLANCTTLEVLDLGNNKMNDIFPCLLKNISSLRVLVLRKNNFYGKIGCPKNHGPWPKLQIVDLASNNFGDILPNRCLNSWEAMKGNGNETHGHLSFEPLNLSRLYYQDSITVTIKGLQMELVKILTIFTSIDFSDNHFVGPIPDVIGQFSALYTLNLSHNALTGRIPPFLGKLAQLESLDLSVNQLNGTIPQELVALTFLSFLNLSNNQLVGSIPTGNQFLTFESTSFRGNEGLCGPPLSKACTYDSHIIQVPPRHGQAINWEYLSVEFGYIFGLVITVGPLIFWTRWRMWYYKRVDRFLVKILPQLGDRIKNLRRRD; encoded by the coding sequence ATGAAAATTCCTTTCTTTTTATGGTTTTGGATGCTGCCTCTTTTAACACTGCTCTCTGGCGTTCATGTAGCTTTGGTTTCTGGCGTATGCCAGACCGATCAGCAATCCTTGTTGGTCGAATTGAAGAACACTCTCAAATTCAATCAATCCAAGTCTACAAAACTGGTGGCATGGAATTACGACGCAGATTGCTGTGGGTGGGCTGGTGTAACCTGCGATAGGGATGGTCTTGGTCATGTTATTGGCCTCAATTTGAGCGAGGAATCAATTTCTGGCGGAATTGACAAATCAGATGCAATCTTCAGCCTTCAATATCTCCAGAATCTAGATTTGTCTTTCAACGACTTCAACACAAGTTTTCCAGCTGGATTTGCCAACCTCACTGGTTTAATTTCTCTGAATTTGTCCAACGCTGGATTTATGGGTCAAATTCCAATTGAAATTTCAATCATGACAAAATTGGTGAGTCTTGATCTGTCTATGCTCTACTACTTACCTGGAGTTCTATCAACAAAACTTGAGAAACCAAATTTCGCAACACTGGTTCAAAATCTTACACAGCTGAGAGAACTTCGTCTTGATGGTGTAAATATATCAGCAAATGGGAATGAGTGGTCTCAGGCCTTATCGTCTTCTTTGCCTAATCTACAAGTTTTGAGCTTGTCCAACTGTTTTCTTTCGGGCCCTATTGATCTTTCCCTTGCAAAGCTTCAGTCTCTCTCAGTAATTAGTATGGGCGGTAACAATTTGTCCGCCCCAGTTCCGGAATTCTTCGCAAGTTTCtccaatttgaggatcttagtcTTCAGCAATTGCAATTTGCGAGGAACATTTCCTCCAAAAGTATTCCAGGTATCAACACTAGAGATTCTTGACTTATCTTACAATCAAGAACTTAGGGTATACATACCAGATCATTTGCAGAATGCCTCTCTTAAGACCTTGGTGCTCAGCTACACAAATTTTTCAGGGACGCTACCTGATTCCATCGGTACACTTGGGAATCTGTCAAGAATAGAGCTTGCAGCTTGCAACTTCAATGGATTAATTCCAATTTCAATGGCCAATCTGACTGAACTTGTCTATTTAGACTTCTCATACaacaaattcaatgctccaatccCATCATGGGGCAGGTCCAAGAAACTCATGTATATAGATTTTTGTCACAATCAATTGTCTGGTGAGATACCATCCACTCAATGGGCAGGCCTTCTGAATCTTACCTATGTCGACTTGAGGTATAATTCACTTAATGGGAACATTCCGTCATCTCTGTTCGCAATCCCATCACTGCGGAAGATTCAGCTTTCTTCCAACCAATTTACAGGTCAAGTTCCTAACATCTTAGgcgtatcttcttcttctttggatACCCTGGATTTGAGTGGCAACAAACTAGAAGGGCCTATTCCCCATTGGGTATTTAATGTCAGTAGACTCAACGTCCTCTTACTTTCGTCCAACCAATTCAGCGGCATTATAAAGCTAGATTGGATTCAGAAGCTTCATAAACTTGACGCACTTGATCTTTCGTACAACAACTTGACAGTGGATGCAAATGTTACATTGTCTTCCTTTCCGCAGATGACCACAATAAACCTGGCTTCTTGCAATCTGAGAGTATTTCCTGATCTAAGAAATCAGTCAAAATTAGTCTATTTAGACCTGTCAGACAATCAAATTAATGGGGAAGTACCTGGATGGATTGGAGAAGTGGGTAGTGGCACTCTTCTGTATCTGAATCTTTCACAGAATCTGCTGGTGAGTCTCCCAGAATCTCTTTCTCTCCCTATTAGTCTTGCTATATTGGACCTGCACAACAACGTGCTCCATGGGAATGTTCCACTCCTTCCACCATCTGTTACCTATGTGGATTGCTCAAACAATAACTTTACTTCTTCCATCCCACCTGACATTGGTAAGTCtctcttcttcaccattttcttttctctttccaaCAATGGCCTCGTAGGAGTTATTCCTGATTCAATATGCAAGGCTAGTTATCTACAAGTTCTTGATCTGTCCAACAACAGTTTGAGTGGCACAATACCGCCCTGTTTAATCGAGAGAAGTAAGACTCTTGGTGTTCTGAATTTAAAAAGGAACAAATTCAAAGGCAATATTCCAGATAAATTTCCAAGTGCCTGTGAATTAAAGACTCTAGATCTGAATGGAAATCTATTAGAGGGGAAGCTTCCAAAATCCCTTGCTAATTGCACTACATTAGAGGTTTTAGACCTTGGGAACAATAAAATGAATGACATATTTCCATGCCTTTTGAAGAACATATCCAGTTTGCGAGTCCTTGTTCTACGGAAGAACAACTTTTATGGCAAGATTGGATGTCCAAAAAACCATGGTCCTTGGCCAAAACTTCAGATTGTCGACCTAGCCTCTAACAATTTTGGTGATATTCTACCAAATAGATGCTTGAATTCGTGGGAGGCAATGAAAGGAAATGGAAATGAAACACATGGTCACCTTAGTTTCGAGCCCCTAAACCTCAGTAGACTGTACTATCAAGATTCAATAACAGTTACAATCAAAGGTCTCCAGATGGAGCTGGTGAAGATCCTAACAATTTTCACGTCCATTGACTTCTCTGACAACCATTTTGTAGGGCCAATACCAGATGTCATTGGCCAATTCAGTGCGCTTTATACTCTCAACTTGTCACACAATGCTCTCACTGGCCGAATTCCGCCATTTTTAGGCAAATTGGCACAACTTGAGTCCTTAGACCTCTCAGTTAATCAGTTGAATGGAACAATTCCTCAGGAGCTTGTAGCCCTAACATTCCTTTCATTTTTGAACCTCTCAAACAATCAATTAGTTGGAAGCATCCCAACAGGTAATCAATTCCTGACATTTGAGAGCACTTCATTCAGAGGTAATGAGGGATTATGTGGACCTCCTTTGTCAAAAGCTTGCACATATGATAGTCACATAATTCAAGTTCCTCCGAGACATGGTCAAGCGATCAATTGGGAATACCTGAGCGTTGAATTTGGATACATCTTCGGCTTAGTAATTACCGTTGGGCCTCTAATATTCTGGACTCGTTGGAGAATGTGGTATTACAAACGCGTTGATCGTTTTCTTGTCAAGATACTCCCGCAGCTAGGTGATAGAATCAAGAACTTGAGGAGGAGAGACTAG